The nucleotide window ttttccttttctttcaggGGGTGGGGTGCAGGGGGGATGAGAAGCAGCTGTTAAAATACGAATAGGTCATCTCATTAACATGGTTTTTGATATGGTTTGAGAACAAGGATAGCTAATACGTCACCATGCGACCAAAGTAACTGACAATTCTTATGCAAAATACCATGTAAGAGTTTCCCTTGCGAACCTGTATTAATTATGAATGTGGAAAAACATTTTGAAATGCCAAAGAGAAGGCAGATCAATAACCTTCCATTTATCTTCTACAAGAAAATGCCAGCTGGAAAGAGCTTATGTCATGCATGCAGCAAGCTAGATTCTTTTAATTTCATGGTTTTTGCATGCAGCCTTTCCATGAATGCAGGATTTGCTTTGAGCCTCTGCTTCACATATGAAGTTCGAACATCCTCTACCATTTTGTTAGCCTTTCCAGCCTCTTCAATGAGACCAAATAGAGTCCTTAGGCAGTCCTTTCTATTCTCCTCACGGTGTTCAAATCTGAGGAAAAAGAAACATTTGATTCATGGTAAGTTTCACAAACTTCAAATGGGCGTATAAAGGAGCACCAATAAGCAGCAGTCAAATACTTCCTTAAGTAACTGTTTCAACAGATAGTTACACAATAATACTCAGTTGGAAGCTAAGCCTAAACATACAACAAACCCATAACAAGATCAGACACTAGTAATCTAGATGCATCTACAATGTGACTTTACCTTTCACTGGTTATGGTAAGCTCGTCTCTCCCAGGATGATAGCGGTTTTCAACCAATTCTCTTAAGTGACGAAATTGATGCTTTGACAAACCCAACTCCTTCACCGTAACAGCCAATTTGACTTTCCTATTTTTTGGATGCCATGCATCACCACCAGGAGCAAAGACCACCCTTGTTTGCCATCTAAGAACTGGCCCTTCACCTGGCGGGTCATACAAATTCTTATTCTTATCTGGCAAAGTAGTCTCGTCAAACTGTGGAGCATCCTTCTCCATCAGTTTTGCGCACTCCACGACCACCCCATCCTCGAACTCCTTGAACAATGCATAGCCTTCTTCAAGGGTAATCTCACCTTTTTCAACCCTTTCACCTATCTCATCAAACTTAACTTCCACCTTCTTCTTAATTTCGTCAGGGTAAAATAAAACATCCAATGAGTCAAGGAATCCAAatacaaaatagattgggatGTCAAATAGATCAACAAAAACTGACTCTACAATCTGTAAAAGACAAGTTCAGGTATTGTCCTAAAGAGACAACATTAGGTGAAACTGAAATAATATAAAGGTTGCAACTTCATACAAGCTATCAAAAAATTAGGAAGCAAGGATATATATATAGCTGACTGAAGAGTTAAAGAATTTTGTTATGAAGGTAACATGTAATTTGCTCAATCAAGAAATTTTAATTTACTTTTTCATTGTTCTACCACACCTCTTTGAGATTTAACCATTCTTTTCTTAACTACACCAATTTCATAAGCCTAGTGGGAAAAAATTAGAAAACGAAAATTTATATAACTATAAAACTTACTGTGGAAATCTTACCCTGGGCCCATCAAAGTTTCGGCATTATCAGTAGGATAGCTGAATTGGAGCatagatattatttttaattgttaacTGGAGCAAGGAAATTATGCACCTGCCTAATATGAAAAACTTTTCAAGAAGTCAATAGAGCATTCAAAAGTAGTACCAGGTAGAATTTTATCCCAGCTAAGCATCTCCTGCAAAATTTCCACACACTCCTTCGTATCCCTAAGATACCCATGCTCGTAGCCTCTTTTATCATATCATCCCACTTTCTGTCACCCATGTTGAAGAATTGATCAGACGCCATTCTCTTTTTCACTAAATCCGTTGTGTCATACAAATCTTCAATCTCTTCATCAGTGGAGTGAGCGTCCTCGAAATCCGATTCAATCTCTTGGTCATTTACATCATCCAGGGTTTCATTTGAAGCTCCTCCATTAACTCATCATCTGTATGCTCATGCTTTCTCgttaatttcctctttaaaattgcttcaagaattgacGGAGGCGCCTCTTCATTGCCTTTGTTGAAGTACTCCTCAATCCGCGTCTTCAACTCTACAGCAGATATAACAAACGAGATTACTTAATATGAAAACAAAGATAccgatttaaatttaaaatatataatccCCGATCTTATACAACAAAGTACTCCTAAAGGAATATCCATTGGACAGAACGCCATGAAAGTTgaaaaacaactttttttttctgGGACATTGCAATTGGAATAACAAACATAGAGACGATAATAAACTAGAACCCAGAATTCTATCCTTTAAACTGTCTCCAATATCTTATTGTCAGCAATCAGAatcaattattttctttttttcaataacAGCAGCTTACGCATCTCAACTATTCCACCAAGTACCTATTACCTCCCACCAACACTTATCGGGTAACTAATCATCAATCCTAGCAAGAGAGATCCATTAAATTACTGATTAACCAGAAAAATCactctttttaaaaaatttaaccaGCAAAATCGCTAAATAATGCAGTTTCCTAGTATACTACATGCATCATAGACCAAAAACTAATTTCGTCCATACTTTTTTCAGCGAGGAAATTAACCCCACAACCCCATTTTCTCATATTTCAGAAATTACCGCTGAACCCCCAAAAAAATATGAAGATCAGAAAATACAAGGTTTCTCACCTTTGTTGTTGATATCTTCAACATTGAGAGAGACCTCTTTCTTTGTGGATTCAACCAAGCTAGTCTCGGGCTGAGGGCTTGGTTCAGATGAGTTCTGATTCGATGAatcattttctgatgatgagaaGAATCTAAACTTTGAGGGGGAAATGAGAAATAACTGGGGAGTGTATGATTCTAGCTGCTACTGTTGATATAATTCAGATTTGATTTGAAGTTATGAGAGAGATGGAAGTTGCGAGAGCACAGAGAAAGAGCTCGTCTCATGGCTTTAGGGTTTAGCGTCTCTCTCTAAGTTTCAGCTTTTTCTCGGGTTTTAGGAGGGGTTTTTGTTCTTCACCTTTTCCGAATTTCCTCACATCTAACAGTTTCGTCTCTCGTTTGGTTCTTCAGCAAAAATGAAGAATTTCAGTGAAGGCCATTTGGATAAAAGCCCAATCTGATTGCAACGGAgcttttgcatctatacccgattTTGGGGTTACAATTGGAGCTATACCCATTTTGTAAAAAATTTGCAAGCCTAATCATTTTACGATCAACTTCAAACTTATCGAGTCTAAGTATAATTCACTTAAGGCCAACTAAATCTAAAGTTAATTTTTGCACTTAAGATGTACTTAAGGCCAAATAAGTATGAAGTGCAACAAATATTTTTATGCACTTAAGGTCAGAGAGGTCTGAAGTAAAAAAATTGCACGTAAGATGTACTTAATGTCAAATAAGTCTGAActgaaaaaattgcacttcaaatTCACTTAAGGTCAGGTAGTTCTGAAATGCAACCAATGATtgtataaaatattatataagaGAAAGTAATTACCTTGTGATTTGTCCTCTACCTGACAGGAAGCCAAAGATCAAAAAATGCATTTTGTTCTTGTTTTACTAGAATGCCATCTTTAGCTTCTTAGATAACTACTTTTCTTAGAATACTAAAAACACTAATAGAATGAGGCTTTCATTTGGGCATGTCCCCTTGTTAATTTGTACAGAGATGCTCAATATAATCAACATATGTATGGAAAGAACTTTCGATGTTCTACTCTAGTAAATATGCCAATGCCATAATGTGGTTTAACTTAATTCATAGCACTGCCCAGGGTCTTATATGGTGTCAGGGACTATTTGAATTTACTTCCAGCAACAATTAAAACGCTTTCGCAGATACTATATCCTGAACTTTGACGTATCTTTTAAGTTGTCAAGTTGCACCTACACAATTAACAGATACATGATTTTGCCTTTGCTTTGTTTCTATGCTGGCACTTAATTCACTTCCATTATTTTTGCAGTAGATGATTTTAGCTTTTTGTCTTTACTTTGTATCAGTTTTCAGATGAAgccttttaaagaaaaaataaatgtaaatatTTCTTCCAAGCAGTAAGCTTATGCTTTTACGATTGATGGAAGGATGCATGATGCATGATGCTGATGTTTCAACACTTAGACAAACTCTAATCGCATATGTTTTGGAACTAGAAGGAACTTGTAATATTGCACTATGAGGTGCTTGGTTTCTGCCCTCCATGCCATGAACATGAATAATGTATATGATGTGACATTTTATGTGGTTGAGTTCTTATAGTATCATTGAGGATTCAAGTATAGTGATTTGGTCCCATATAGACATTTTATTTGTGACATCCAAAACCTTATGAGAATTTTGTAGGAACAACTAGAGTAAATAGTTAGGTCGGGCACATGCCATCTAGTTTAAAAATAGACCAGAGTCTTTATACTATCCAAGTATAATTTGCTTTCCACTCAACAAGCAACAAGCGCACCCAACTTAGGCCCGTTTTGGCCAtgagttttgccaaaataaatttgggatttattttcaaaactcatGTTTGACCATAAATTTTTCCCACATTTTGGCCAAATTCCAAATCCTAAATCCCatgattttgggccaaaatcctaaaacttggaattatatatgtgtttttccaaaataaagttgaaaaatatattttgaaaacatatgtccaaacacattttcatcttcaaaccaaacttcacccaaatcagatttttcaaaataaatttgagatctatggccaaacgctagcttaatTTCAAGAATAGTTAACCCAATAACCTTCATCTAGACTGTAGAATGTGAATGGTTATTTGAAAAGATTGCAATCCTCTTTCACATAACTTTCTTTCTAACTGCTAAAAAGTAGGACTAATGACTATGTTGCATTTTCCTAAATTATTGTAAGTTAACATTGGTATAAACATCCGTGCGGGTAAGTATGATAGACGCAAAGCTCCAAAAGTATTTCAATTTCTATCATTAGCCCAAATGgactaatgaaaaaaaaaaaaaaaaaaggaaataacaaGTGTCTGCAATTTGGACATAATACACCACCATGTTCTCGGCTATAGAACATGTACAAGTCATCTGTATTTTATAACATCTTACATTGGATTGAGCCTGTTCAATGCACAGTACAGTTGAGGAACTTAGAATTATTTGGTCCTCTTTCTTATGTATTCTCCTTTTGGTTAACTCCCACCACAATGGTGATCTttatagaaaagagaaaaaacagCAAGATATATAAAGATGGAATTACATCGACAAAaacatgaaaatacaaaaaattaataCTCTAAAAACTCGCTCGATGACAATCATGGATCTATAACCTTGTATTCTCAATGGTTAATCAATTGCAGTACTCATACAGGTACAAATTACTCTGTGCTTCAATTCAATCGGAGTTGGACCCTTTATCAGCAGCATCATGCTGTCGGGGTTGGGCTTGAAGGTCATTCATCAATTCCTCATCTGATTCCTCACTTTTTCCAGCCAACTTTCTTTTCAGTATGGCTTCAAATATTGATGGGAATGCTTCTTCATCTCCTTCAAAGAACTTATCTATCTGCCTCTTCAGCGCTGCAATAATAGGACAAGAAATCAATTTTAGATATAAATTCCATCCTTGTTTCAACCATATGTCTgtaactgagacaatacctaatGGGGAGGACCATTAACTGGGAAAGCTATGAGTTACATGTAAAGGTTGATATCTAACTAGTGCTAATTCACAtaggcggagccaggatttgaaCCTTATGGGTTCGGAATTGTAATCAtgttaagttactgggttctaaattaataattagtacatattcaatgaatttcttaagatAAATACATAATTTGAACAAAAGTTACTGAATTCGGCCGAACCCGCATCCCGTACTCAACCTACGCCCCTGCTAATTCACCTCAAACTAGTGTTAATGACAATTACttccaataaagaaaaaaaactgAAGTCAAATATAAATATCAATACAATTAATCGAATAAAGTAATTTCTGCTTAGCCTTTATCCTCTTTACTCAATGCTTCAGTTGGAacttccatttttcttttgtcAATCCAGTTATTTTGGTAGAAATTTGACAACTTTACTCTCAAACAACTCATATTTCAAGATTTAGTAAACTCAAATTTTCCGGGAGAAGGGGAGGAAATTCAAAATGAAAACACGGAAGTGTTCCCAATAATGAAAGATGAATAGAGTCGTGAAAATCAAATTTTCTGACAATTGAAACACAAAATTACGATCTCGAAACAAGCTAAACTATTAACTTCTTTTTTGGAACTAATGAATCACCTTTATTGCTGATATCATCTTCATCGTGAAGGCTATTATCATTGCTATCACGAGTATGACCCGAGTTTGATCCAGCAAGAGGTTGATTAGGGCTTTTGGAAGAGAAAAGTCTATAGTTGGACCAAAATGAAGTGGTAGCAGGGCAAGGATTCGGCATTAACAAACTGCGCGAATAGAGGTAAACATTTCTTGCAACGGATGGTTTCATCTCGATCTTCTTCGCGTTAGGGTTTTTGTTCTTCAGCTTTTGCAAATTTCCTTACCGGTTCAACAGTTTAGTTTCTCGTTCGGTTCTTcaccaaaaatgaagaatttacATAGAAGGCCATTTGGATAAAAGCCCAATCTGATTGTGGCGCACGCAGATAAAAATTGCACGGGTCGCCCTATTtgatcgcccccatttaacctatatctcacttttttttaaagttttaatttgtacccatattttaaacaatttcagccccatttttcctcttccttctcctcctttgttttctttttttcttcttcttctttcttcttctactgatgttggtgctgctatgaaaccTCAGTTCATGGGATAATTGTCATAAATATGTTTATTAGATTATTTAataacaaattataaataattacgtaagttagtagacaataatttgtgaatatttccacgtacgtaagttagtagaTAATGATAATTATGTTCTTTTAAcatttattgtttccaaaatttatgatttagatactgttgaCAATCTAATTATTTATCTAATATGTTATATAGattatagtgctgaagtttttacaaatgaactaaataacttcagcatcttctgctgaagtttttgaaaaaacttttaCGATAAAGCTAATGCATCCAtgacaaaaaaaacttcagcttttagtgctgaagtttttacaaatgaactaaataacttcagcatcttttgctgaagtttttgaaaaagtttttcCATGACAAAAAAAcgtcagcttatttagtgctgaagtttttataaatgaactaaataacttcagcatcttctgctgaagtttttgaaaaagcttaatgacaaaactaataaaTCAGGGACAAAAAAAACTTtagcttatttagtgcaattacaaataaaaacttcagcaaatagagaataaaacttcagccactatgcttaagttcaacaattacaaacaaaaacttcagcaaatagagaacaaaacttcagctactatgcttaagttcagcaattacgaACAAAAagttcagcacacttgctacttcaggtccgtctactagaatgctgaagttttgcgtgattgcctttgctactttagccccgtatgctgaagttcgCGAAAAAGTGGATATGCTTGTAATATTTTTTGCAAAACGGGCACAAGCTAAAACGTAACCCAAAAAACGGGTATACATGCAAATCCCCCGCAGGCTGATTTCCGTAAATATCCCTTTTTGGGCGTTTAGAttgtgtttttatttttaaatatggtGCAAATATAGCCTTGAATAATTATTTCTCCGACAATATTAGACTCAAGTAGAATATTTGCTCATATAATTTTCAGTTTGCTCACACAATATTAGGCTGTGGACTAGCATTTGCTATATCTTACAAAATTGTAGACGTGGTCTAACGTTTTCTCATAAGATTTTTAGTTTGCAAAACAGATATTTAGACCATAATTTAAAGATCCATTAATGATAagataaataaaaagaaagtCAATGTATTTACTAAATAATTAATACGAAAAGGTACAACCAGTGAAAACTTCATTTCAACGCATGATAAGATGTAATATGTGATTTACCAATCGTTTATATTATTTGGGCCTAGATGTAATTAAAAGAAGAGTTAACACAATAGCTGTCCACCcaactaattaaactaaaaataatcgatggaggtataatatatgcataattaatGTATTATATGTATgattaatgtataatatatgtatatgattagaaaaagtaaacaatgaatattgtcgactatttgtgtaaagatccctaaTTAAAAAGGAATACTTTATATAAgaaatatattatatttagatTATTTATAAAATTGTATTATCTTTAAATATGGAGTAACATTACAAATTTAACATAATTGAGtagtttaaaatttaataattcgTTAAATTTGTAAAATTTACTAGTGGAGGGATCAAAAGTGTATATCTTAATTAGGTGAAGGTTGAATATGCTTGGCAGATATTTATAAGaaccaaaataattttttaaaatatttcagggactatatatatatataaataggaAAACTGAGGTGGCGTGCCTCTATAGCTAGTATTTCTATTTATCTATTTTGTCAATTTTTAGTCTTTTCTCCTttgtgaaattatttaaaaaatgttTCACTAAAGAAAATTCAACAGTCACTTCTTCTCCCTAAAAAAACGGTTACTTCCTTTAACTCTCTTAATTAGACCTCCATTCTCTTCCTCCATTTTCTTCTTCCAAAAAGAACCTTTGCTTCCTTTAATTCTCTTAATTAGGCCTCCATTTCTTTATCTCCTTTTTCCTTATCACTttacctcttcttcctcctttctCCACAGGCAATAATCAAGGTAAATATCCTCTTTCTGTcttttgaaatttattttgttGGTATTTAGTGTATCTTTATTTCCAGTATATTGAATTTCGGTTGGATTTTAGATTCATTTGGGTAATTATCAGTGTGCTTCATTTTCTTTGGTATGTTTAATAATAACTATTTTACTTTCCTTTTACTCAAATTGATTTTCTGATGATTAGTTGTGTACACTTTGCATCTTCGTCCGTTTTTCATTTGTTCCCTTCACATTTCCGGCTTTGCTCGATTTCTATGTTAGTTCGTTCTTTGTGCGACGCTTCTATTTATATTTGGTCTATGTTTCTTTTGACTGTATGGTCCTTCATATTGAtcgattttttgtattttctctaGCTTCTTAGAGTTACTCGACTATCAATTCTTACTATGGCTATGACATAATTGACTTTTGGGACATTCTCTAATTTTGGTTACCTTCTTTAATCAaattttaaaatagtaaattTGACTCTTACAATAAGACTAAAACTGGATATATCTATATACGTGTAATTAATATACATAGGAAAAAATAGGTTATAAAATTTGTTAAAGATATTATTCATAGATAGAATATTAAACTTGAATAAGCTTTCATTATCTTTGATATGAACGCAAGAAGCATTTATGACTTTGTTGGCAAGAATGCGCAGTTGCATTAGAAGCCAAACTACTTTGAAATGAAAGATTGAAAATATAATGTCTTAGATTTTTTTAATCACAAGTTCAAGAGTTCTATATTTGATGCAAAAAGTTGCTAAGAACCAGAGTATGACATGAAGCTACTATTCAAGATATGTAGTCCTTTGCCTATGTAATAACTTATTTCTTTTGTGGTAAGGCAGAGATAATTGTTGTATATAAAAATTGTGAGAGGCTCTATATTTGACATGATAGACTAAAACGGGACACCATAACACAAAGAAAATTTATCTTTAAGGATACAATTTTACTCTTGGTTAATTTAGTTACTAATCAAATCCAGCTTTAGTTGGAATTATTTTTTCCTATATTAATGGCTATTTTTTCTACACCCACAGGATTCAGGAAATTTCAACAATATAAGTTATTTCTCTTTTCTTGTGAGCTTTTGTTTGATATTGTTATATTTACATGACAAGTGTTGTAATATATGTGGATATCTTTTGGTGAATAGGTCATGCCATTCATTAGGAATTAGTCAAGAGAAGTCCCATTGGTGTAGAAGAAGTTGATATACATTGTCTCTCCCTTCTTCTCCTACATTCCCCATGGAAGCAATAAAAATACTGCTACAGATGGAAGTTTTTGCTGTTGTGATAGTGAAGTAAAACTGCAAATTATTGTAAAGAAGTTGGGGGTTTATGCTGGAGTTTGTTGTGAATAAGAAAAGAGAGTTTTATTTCTACTCCATTATTGCacatatttgattattttttttttttgttgaagaaAGTTCTTCCATATCTCTTAAACCAATTGAAAAAGGCATCGATTAAAAGATTATGATAATTCATTAattttgcttgaatatatatatacacacacacaaatcTGGTGGTAGGAAGATTGAGCCGCCATGGTGAGTGTATACACGTGTTTTTCTCGAAAAACTATGGCTCTTAGCGGAGGTTGAATTAGAAGCTTAAATGTGGTAATTCTCCACTTAAGAAAAGAAATGTAAATGACATTTGCTATGAATAAAAAAGATACCACAAATTGCAAAAAAGGTATCTTTTGGAATTCTTAAAATTAGATATAGGAAAAATTAGAGAAAAAGATTAAATTATAAGTTGTGTCTGAAAAGCACTTGAGAATAGAAAATAACGTAAGAAAACATTTTATCTAAAATCTAATAAATGTTAATGTTTTAACTAATCAAAAGAAATATGGACTTCTTGAGATGTTTTAGAAGGCCGACTTAAGGCAAAGCAATCCGATGAAAATTTTTGCAAGCGATCAAATCTCTATATTGATGTTCTATTCAGTTAACTAAAAAGAAATAACTAATGAAATACCTAAGTAAGGATGTAATTAGTAATCACTAAGAAGACTCAAGAGGGTAAAAGGATGATGGAATAGAATTagttcattttttcatttttagaggCTTCATTTTTTCAGGTAGCCTTGCAGAGGTCATATGGCTTCAAGTTGATTGCCACACTTAGATATACAtcttatcttgagttcctaatccTTCACTTTTACATTGGAATTGTCGGGCTTTATGTCCAAAGATAGATGCTTAGAAGATAAGAGTGATTCAGGCTATATCTGTTGAAATAAAATTGTCAAGCAAGACTGTTCTCACTTACAACAATTTCACAGACAATCAGGCATTTACAAATTTGTTCACCCCAAAGATTGGATCTTTTAGTATTGTGTTTCAGTGATTGGCACATACACATACAAACATGACAGCAACTAATACTCATGGATGGTTGGCTGTTGCAAATGACAATCCGGAAAGAGAGAGCAGGCTCCACTTCTAATTTCTGCAGGGAATTTCAAACATAGAGCAAATAGATTAATTTCATACAAACTGGATTAAAAGGTCAAGATGACCTCTATGATTTAAGAGTAAAACCACATATATCAAGTCACTTGTCCGAAGGTATCTAAAGTTATCAAAGCCTAGCTAGATAAAACATGTTGAAAACTTGAACCTATGCTATCACCGAAACAAAATTTCAAGgagttcaaatcaggaaaaagCAAGCATAGTTGAGCGATCAGTCTTTCTATTCGGCCAGGCTATCATAATTCGAGCTTCTGCCAATATATGGATGTTAATGGAGAAGCACAAGTCAGATATGAAGTGCTTCCATGTAATGAAGGAAAGAACTTTGTTTTTAAGAAGATGCCACCAAAAGTAACTGATAATTCTTTCGCACCAGACCATGTAAGAGTTGCCCTTGCAAACCTGTACTAATTGTGAATGTGGAAAAACGTTCTAAAATATCAAAGAGAAGGCACATCAATAACCTCTCCTTTATCTTCTACAAGAAAATGCCAGCTGGAAAGAGCTTATGTCATGCATGCAGCAAGCTAGATTCTTTTAGCTTCATGGTTTTTGCACGCAGCCTTTCCATGAATGCAGGATTTGCTTTGAGTCTCTGCTTCACATATGAAGTTCGAACTGTTGAGTTCCATGAATTTATttgttaaaacaatgcagaacaagggaggagaactcagaagtcgaatgataattctgagaggaaggaatgcaatgtatagccgaTGTTGAATTCTTACCGAAAAGGATATCAGattgcaattcgtttttccagtgtatacacagtgtatacagagtgtagtTTGAGTGTATACTGAGTGTATATCAAttatatacagagtgtatatcaatTGTATACTGAGTGTTTCGAGTGTTTTTTTTCCGGTGTGTTCTTCTTTCTCTACAACTTCTgctctatttatagcagtcaTGTGAGAGAAATTC belongs to Nicotiana tabacum cultivar K326 chromosome 6, ASM71507v2, whole genome shotgun sequence and includes:
- the LOC107801405 gene encoding uncharacterized protein LOC107801405, which translates into the protein MKPSVARNVYLYSRSLLMPNPCPATTSFWSNYRLFSSKSPNQPLAGSNSGHTRDSNDNSLHDEDDISNKALKRQIDKFFEGDEEAFPSIFEAILKRKLAGKSEESDEELMNDLQAQPRQHDAADKGSNSD